A portion of the Pedobacter cryoconitis genome contains these proteins:
- a CDS encoding Lrp/AsnC family transcriptional regulator: METFDQIDKKILKVLQADARLNTKQIAGKIGLTVTPTYERLKKIEQSGVVKEYVALLDREKIGKTIVAFINVSLQLHSKPLINVFERAIVKVPEVMECFHVAGNFDYLLKVVVKDMNSYQNFLSNKLATIENIAHVQSSFVMTEIKQQTAYVLD, encoded by the coding sequence GTGGAAACATTTGATCAGATTGACAAGAAGATTTTAAAGGTTTTACAGGCCGATGCCCGTCTCAATACAAAACAGATTGCTGGTAAGATAGGTCTGACTGTTACCCCTACTTACGAAAGGCTCAAAAAAATTGAGCAAAGTGGTGTGGTAAAGGAATATGTAGCTTTACTGGACAGAGAAAAAATTGGCAAGACCATAGTTGCTTTCATTAATGTTTCTTTGCAGCTGCATTCCAAGCCCCTGATTAATGTGTTTGAACGGGCCATTGTTAAGGTTCCTGAAGTGATGGAGTGTTTCCATGTGGCTGGTAATTTTGATTACCTGCTGAAAGTTGTGGTCAAAGACATGAATAGTTATCAGAATTTCCTATCCAATAAACTGGCCACCATCGAAAATATAGCACATGTCCAAAGTTCATTTGTGATGACTGAAATTAAGCAGCAAACTGCCTATGTACTGGACTAA
- a CDS encoding response regulator transcription factor, with the protein MMKQIYVVEDDQDIRQIIEFILEDEGYKVRLFPDISSFHAAMKDSIPDLYLLDVMLPDGNGLELCREIRTMQRTKDIPIIVMSAHASADTVFQQCSANDFISKPFDLNDILFRIKKQITLH; encoded by the coding sequence ATGATGAAGCAAATATATGTTGTAGAAGATGATCAGGATATCAGACAGATCATAGAGTTCATATTGGAAGATGAAGGTTATAAAGTGCGGCTTTTTCCGGATATTTCGTCTTTTCATGCAGCGATGAAAGATAGTATCCCGGATTTATATTTGCTTGATGTAATGCTTCCTGATGGAAATGGTCTGGAATTATGCAGAGAAATCAGAACAATGCAACGAACAAAAGACATACCGATTATTGTGATGTCTGCACACGCTTCGGCGGATACCGTTTTTCAGCAATGCAGTGCCAACGATTTTATCAGTAAGCCTTTTGATTTGAATGATATCCTGTTCAGAATTAAGAAACAGATAACATTACACTAG
- a CDS encoding alpha/beta fold hydrolase, which produces MKIITILSSCLLITAFSLMNVNAQPARGLSEFPLHAHFVRSNKPMLVFLTGDGGWNNFSELTVKELVKNGYSTLVLDTRKYFWTQKTPDQFAKDMQVILSAYLKTWNKESFSLIGYSFGADIAAFVPSRLPSNLAEKQNSLVLLSPGFSTGYVVKLKNLLNFGSTDKEKYKVNPELLKSVIPVWCIFGKEEDSEFYKALKQTDKIHKVTIPGSHRFDDDIPQVTKAIIKGL; this is translated from the coding sequence ATGAAGATAATAACCATTTTAAGCTCCTGTTTACTCATTACGGCATTTAGCCTGATGAACGTGAACGCTCAACCTGCACGCGGATTGTCAGAATTTCCACTGCATGCACATTTTGTGCGCTCCAATAAACCAATGCTTGTTTTTTTGACCGGTGATGGTGGATGGAATAATTTTTCAGAGTTAACCGTAAAAGAGCTGGTTAAAAACGGGTACTCAACACTTGTCCTGGATACCCGTAAATATTTCTGGACGCAGAAAACACCCGATCAGTTTGCAAAAGATATGCAGGTGATCCTGTCCGCTTATTTAAAAACATGGAATAAAGAGTCATTCTCTTTGATTGGTTATTCGTTTGGGGCAGATATTGCCGCTTTTGTCCCTTCCCGTTTACCCAGCAATCTCGCAGAAAAACAAAACTCCTTAGTTTTGCTTTCACCAGGTTTTTCGACCGGGTACGTAGTTAAACTAAAAAACTTATTGAATTTTGGCTCTACAGACAAAGAAAAATATAAAGTAAACCCGGAGTTGTTGAAATCAGTGATTCCCGTATGGTGTATTTTCGGTAAGGAGGAAGATAGTGAGTTTTATAAAGCTTTAAAGCAAACAGATAAAATACATAAGGTAACGATTCCTGGCTCTCATCGTTTTGACGATGATATTCCCCAGGTTACCAAGGCAATTATAAAAGGATTGTAA
- a CDS encoding PorP/SprF family type IX secretion system membrane protein — protein MKLFKQALLTSALVMVLSISQAQQSTSFTQYHDNQVPFNSAYSLLDKAASVNLNSRKQWTGIEGAPYTFQLNGSLPMEKINGAAGLSLTYDKFNIEKLTEVSAFFAKAVQLSDQNFFAASFNAGFRNYIASYTEVDPNDVSFRDDIRETVGTVGIGVMLYSPEKYYIGASLPRLSFRSLGNASADEKRNYSNTYYFSGAYLFNLNEDVKFKPATMVSYSRTYNTEADFSATVYLKDKLGLGVNYKTTSEVAGIISVILNTNVKLGYSYQTGFGDSNIGRISKGSHEISVGIRFGGKGPLQPKLL, from the coding sequence ATGAAACTCTTTAAACAGGCACTATTAACCAGTGCACTCGTGATGGTACTCAGCATAAGCCAGGCTCAGCAATCGACTTCTTTTACTCAATATCATGATAACCAGGTGCCATTCAATTCTGCCTACTCACTATTAGATAAAGCAGCTTCCGTTAATCTGAACAGCAGAAAGCAATGGACAGGTATAGAAGGAGCCCCTTATACCTTTCAACTCAATGGAAGCCTGCCAATGGAGAAAATCAATGGTGCAGCGGGCCTGTCCCTGACTTATGATAAATTTAATATAGAGAAACTGACTGAAGTATCTGCCTTTTTTGCCAAAGCAGTACAGCTTTCAGACCAGAACTTTTTTGCAGCTTCTTTTAATGCAGGATTCAGGAATTATATCGCAAGTTATACAGAAGTTGATCCGAACGATGTGAGTTTTCGTGACGATATCAGAGAAACCGTTGGAACAGTAGGCATAGGTGTTATGTTATATAGTCCTGAAAAGTATTATATAGGAGCTTCCTTGCCACGATTGAGCTTCCGGAGCCTGGGTAACGCATCTGCTGATGAAAAAAGAAATTATAGCAATACTTATTATTTCAGCGGAGCATATCTGTTCAATTTGAATGAAGATGTCAAATTTAAACCTGCTACAATGGTATCTTATAGCAGAACTTACAATACTGAGGCAGATTTCTCAGCAACTGTTTACTTGAAAGATAAACTCGGGCTTGGGGTTAACTATAAGACAACTAGTGAGGTTGCAGGAATTATATCAGTCATCTTAAATACTAACGTGAAATTAGGGTATAGTTATCAAACTGGCTTTGGTGATTCAAACATTGGCAGGATCAGTAAAGGATCTCATGAAATTTCTGTAGGCATTCGCTTTGGTGGTAAGGGACCATTGCAACCAAAATTGTTATAA
- a CDS encoding histidine decarboxylase → MEQHNLSPENAGRLKDLMERLTADSELMLGYPVSKDFNYSELAEFLNFPINNLGDPFVASTYTIGTREMEREVLEFFALLFRAPVNNWWGYVTNGGSEGNLYGLYLAREIHPKGMVYFSQATHYSVQKNLHLLNMPNIVIRTQASGEIDYDDLRDTIKMNRHMPVIIFANIGTTMTEARDDVRKIRSILQDLAIQHFYIHADGALSGSYSAFIEPRPAFDFMDGADSIAISGHKFIGSPIPCGVVVVKKNNRDRIARSVSYTGSMDTTITGSRNGHTPLFLWYMIKSLGLEGFKKRALHSLEVAAYAEMKLKEIGINAWRNPDSITVNLPEPAAQVRIKWQLALENGWCHIICMPNVTKYQIDQLATEIAATSVMLSVS, encoded by the coding sequence ATGGAACAGCATAATTTATCCCCGGAAAATGCAGGGAGACTGAAGGATTTAATGGAAAGATTAACTGCTGATTCGGAGTTAATGCTTGGGTACCCGGTATCAAAAGATTTTAATTATTCTGAACTGGCTGAATTTCTGAACTTTCCAATTAATAACCTTGGAGATCCGTTTGTAGCTTCCACCTATACTATAGGTACACGTGAAATGGAAAGAGAAGTACTGGAGTTTTTTGCATTGTTATTCAGGGCACCAGTCAACAACTGGTGGGGATATGTGACTAATGGGGGTTCAGAAGGAAATCTTTATGGTTTATACCTGGCCAGGGAAATTCATCCAAAGGGCATGGTTTATTTTTCGCAGGCTACACACTATAGTGTGCAGAAAAACCTGCACTTATTAAATATGCCTAATATTGTAATCCGTACTCAGGCAAGCGGAGAGATTGATTACGATGATCTTAGAGATACGATCAAAATGAACAGACATATGCCTGTAATTATCTTTGCTAATATCGGAACTACAATGACCGAAGCAAGGGATGATGTGCGTAAGATCAGAAGTATTTTACAGGATCTGGCAATACAGCATTTTTATATTCATGCAGATGGAGCACTTTCAGGGAGTTACAGTGCATTTATAGAACCACGTCCTGCATTTGATTTTATGGATGGCGCGGATAGTATTGCAATTAGCGGACACAAGTTTATTGGCTCTCCGATTCCATGTGGAGTAGTGGTGGTGAAAAAGAACAACCGTGACCGTATTGCCCGTTCAGTATCTTATACAGGCAGTATGGATACCACAATAACCGGTTCCAGAAATGGACATACCCCTTTGTTTTTATGGTATATGATTAAAAGCCTCGGACTGGAAGGATTTAAGAAAAGAGCCTTACATAGTCTGGAAGTCGCTGCTTATGCAGAAATGAAATTGAAAGAAATAGGAATCAATGCCTGGAGAAATCCGGATTCAATTACTGTTAATTTACCGGAGCCCGCAGCACAGGTAAGGATCAAATGGCAACTGGCTTTAGAAAACGGCTGGTGCCATATTATTTGTATGCCAAATGTAACTAAGTATCAGATTGATCAGCTGGCCACAGAAATAGCAGCGACTAGTGTAATGTTATCTGTTTCTTAA
- a CDS encoding helix-turn-helix domain-containing protein: protein MAENDKSALKEYGNRVRTFRKEANISQEALATFAQLYQSYIASIEKGDVNIGILAQQTLSNTVGVKHYQLADPDFPIPPENVLRENIRRYITARNIDPAYLKDKFPNYVKYMDELLQSGFLNEPKTTKEIAEKYKSEYELEITPSRIADILSRGTRKDKIDIIRSACGQRNRYKLMNQKNNS, encoded by the coding sequence GTGGCAGAAAACGATAAAAGCGCATTAAAAGAATACGGAAACCGGGTAAGGACATTTCGGAAAGAGGCCAATATTTCGCAGGAAGCACTAGCTACTTTCGCACAATTGTATCAATCTTATATTGCTTCCATTGAAAAAGGAGATGTAAATATTGGGATTTTAGCGCAGCAGACGCTAAGTAATACTGTTGGGGTAAAGCATTATCAATTGGCAGATCCTGACTTTCCAATTCCGCCAGAAAATGTACTGAGAGAAAATATAAGACGCTATATTACGGCAAGAAACATAGATCCAGCTTATTTAAAAGACAAGTTTCCTAATTATGTTAAATATATGGACGAGTTGCTGCAATCGGGATTTTTAAATGAACCGAAGACCACCAAAGAGATTGCGGAGAAATATAAAAGTGAATACGAATTGGAGATCACCCCCTCCCGCATTGCCGATATATTAAGCCGTGGAACCAGGAAAGATAAAATTGATATCATCAGATCGGCCTGTGGTCAAAGAAACAGGTATAAACTGATGAATCAGAAAAACAATAGTTGA
- a CDS encoding MBG domain-containing protein yields MKKLLLFLFVLFSIPALGQGQPALELLIFPKYIEGGVDNYIRTGIPYVYRAKITGLKPGKTYRYENNLVSSPQATDNGVSYLYLLAPDNVIPDLPGYNKGDFHRPIIRSNGSNGGGPFVSDYGSLTTDASGSYTGWFIQETVKTNLPPGKQLYLRITLNDPDAADPTAIAYKLHSSETEKLTIVSLDPYETQLKGTAIRSTSATSAIAKNMVFLYDNVEGTGRPIGGTYIEDDGVQSTEGTSGVQNGLAPFYYANVNGVSGTWGAMILSSDLTGIRRIEQRSLVDGSLVGYNTSADGSWPDGANQGALFSTISTELGAGEDGDLSLVLDGTKVTLALPKTPQTVSFTNTFPTTFKVGDADFTLSASSTAGLTAFQYTVAPAGILQLTGNTVKITGGGTAVITVTEPGNTTFDPGTATKTITVTATPQTITGLPATIASVYGDGNITLSATGGASGNPVTYTSDNPAIAELTSANQIVIKKSGTVLIKANQAGGANYSPAAEITSTLTITKASLNVTAEDKRKTRGSANPVATFTYGPFKGADDANTLTGTPILSIQADATSPAGIYDILVDVSGLTSDKYTFNPVKGKLTIETKKDQVITLSNLPATAAYGDQPLVFQAASNTTNPITFTSSDPDIAVVEKDVVGEWTVKIIGAGQVNITALQAEDAAYGPGIASQELNIAKIPLKITADDKSKLTGEKDPVFTARYEGFVNADDASKLAGTLTFTKQADGAGFLIVPAGLTSANYNITFVNGKLTEGNVAFSPLNKIYGDAPFDPGAISAGGKPTYTIANPAIAIVNAAGLLEIKGTGSTTITATFNSGASGTTTLKVEQKAIVITPNPQTRIYAQENPALSVSYTGLAYGENENVLTTIPQISTLATINSAVGTYAINASAAAAPNYKFSYQQGVLTITRAALVVKAEDKSRLYGQENPVFTLAYTGLAAQDNIGDLNLNTIVATTATTSSAAATYPLTPSGLTATANYTVSYQPGLLTIIPAPLNIKANDAERGAGQANPVFTFTYTGFVNGDQAANLTTAPLAVTTATTASGKGIYPITVSNAAAANYAITYTAGQLFIRSLPTVVYADLPGLNYGDANFDPAASSNSGVQPVYSSDNLNVAVIDNGKVKIVGTGTVNISASFAASADFVATTVSKPLTISKRALIVRVDNKTRLYGQANPVLTATYDGFVNGETIATAISAPALLTTIAKPLSPSGTYIISGAGGSALNYNLSYEPGVLSIDKAILKVTADNKTRIFGIDNPDFTFKYSGFVNAENESVIQNSPLASTEALKSSAAGSYPILLSGGSAANYTFSYVNGTLTITSTTRTIAMEVMNSKAVGDPDFTPDVILSSGETPIFNSGDPAIATIVDNKVHLVSAGNVMITATAPVNSNYATTPSASRLLVVNKLLQTLTFESIPALQINGTYTLKAVSSSGLPVTYKITNTAYASLSGDQLKGLRIGKTQITAIQAGDNRYAAAQMIVQELQITDAAGEAIRVHPALSINGDGVNEFLSIDGIRDFPLNKVTIINRNGLKVFDIEGYDNEQHVFLGKSKSGENLPQGTYFCLIEYQTDSHVKRKTGYFILKY; encoded by the coding sequence ATGAAAAAGTTATTACTGTTTTTATTCGTCTTGTTTTCTATCCCAGCATTAGGGCAGGGGCAACCCGCTCTTGAATTGCTGATTTTTCCGAAATATATTGAAGGGGGAGTAGATAACTATATTCGCACGGGTATTCCCTATGTTTACCGCGCCAAAATAACCGGTTTGAAACCTGGTAAAACTTACAGGTATGAAAATAATCTTGTGAGTTCACCCCAGGCTACAGATAATGGAGTATCCTATCTTTATTTGCTTGCGCCAGATAATGTAATCCCGGATCTTCCCGGATATAACAAAGGTGATTTTCACAGACCAATAATCAGATCAAATGGATCGAATGGTGGAGGGCCATTTGTCTCTGATTATGGATCGCTAACTACTGATGCCTCAGGATCCTATACAGGATGGTTTATACAAGAAACTGTTAAAACAAATCTTCCACCGGGAAAACAACTGTATTTGAGAATTACTCTTAATGACCCTGATGCAGCAGACCCAACAGCTATAGCTTACAAATTACATTCCTCTGAAACAGAAAAACTAACGATCGTTAGTTTGGATCCTTATGAAACACAACTCAAAGGTACAGCGATCCGAAGTACAAGTGCGACTTCAGCAATTGCCAAAAATATGGTCTTCCTTTATGATAATGTAGAGGGAACTGGCCGCCCTATTGGCGGAACCTATATTGAAGATGATGGAGTTCAATCCACAGAAGGAACAAGTGGTGTGCAAAATGGCCTTGCACCGTTTTATTATGCAAATGTAAACGGAGTATCAGGCACATGGGGAGCAATGATACTGAGCAGCGATTTAACAGGAATCCGTCGTATTGAACAGCGGAGCCTGGTAGATGGATCATTAGTAGGCTATAACACTTCTGCTGATGGTTCATGGCCCGATGGTGCTAATCAAGGTGCTTTATTTTCTACGATTTCAACAGAACTAGGAGCTGGTGAAGATGGAGATTTGTCATTGGTTCTTGACGGAACCAAAGTCACCCTTGCGCTGCCAAAAACACCACAGACCGTTTCATTTACCAATACTTTTCCAACTACTTTCAAAGTAGGAGATGCAGATTTTACTTTGTCAGCAAGCAGTACGGCTGGCTTAACTGCTTTCCAGTATACAGTAGCTCCAGCAGGGATTCTTCAGCTTACAGGTAATACCGTGAAAATAACAGGAGGGGGAACAGCAGTGATTACCGTTACTGAACCTGGCAATACAACCTTTGATCCTGGAACAGCAACCAAAACTATTACAGTAACTGCAACGCCGCAAACTATCACTGGTCTGCCAGCCACAATAGCATCAGTTTATGGCGACGGAAATATCACTTTATCTGCTACAGGTGGTGCAAGTGGAAATCCGGTAACTTACACTTCAGACAATCCGGCAATTGCAGAGCTTACATCAGCTAACCAGATTGTGATCAAAAAATCAGGTACTGTCCTGATTAAGGCCAATCAGGCAGGAGGTGCAAATTATTCTCCAGCTGCCGAGATTACCAGTACATTGACTATTACCAAAGCAAGCTTAAATGTAACCGCAGAAGATAAGAGGAAAACACGGGGAAGTGCAAATCCAGTAGCTACATTCACTTATGGACCTTTTAAAGGTGCAGATGATGCAAATACGCTCACCGGAACTCCAATATTGTCTATACAAGCAGACGCCACATCGCCAGCAGGCATATATGACATTTTGGTAGATGTTTCCGGCTTAACCTCCGATAAATATACCTTTAACCCAGTCAAAGGAAAACTTACCATTGAAACTAAGAAAGATCAAGTTATAACGCTGAGTAATCTTCCTGCTACAGCTGCCTATGGTGATCAACCCCTTGTTTTTCAGGCAGCCAGTAATACAACTAATCCAATAACTTTTACCAGTTCCGATCCGGATATTGCAGTAGTTGAAAAAGATGTGGTAGGAGAGTGGACCGTGAAAATCATTGGCGCAGGCCAGGTAAATATCACTGCCTTACAAGCCGAAGATGCCGCTTATGGACCTGGGATTGCCAGTCAGGAACTCAACATCGCAAAAATACCTTTAAAGATAACTGCTGATGATAAATCTAAACTAACCGGAGAAAAGGACCCTGTCTTTACGGCCCGTTACGAAGGATTTGTGAATGCAGATGATGCAAGTAAACTTGCAGGCACGCTTACATTTACCAAACAAGCAGATGGAGCTGGATTTTTAATTGTTCCGGCAGGCCTGACCTCAGCTAATTATAACATCACTTTTGTAAATGGAAAATTAACAGAAGGGAACGTAGCTTTTTCACCGTTAAATAAAATTTATGGTGATGCCCCCTTTGATCCAGGTGCAATTAGTGCTGGTGGTAAACCAACCTATACCATTGCCAATCCAGCCATTGCCATTGTAAATGCAGCAGGATTATTAGAAATAAAAGGAACAGGATCTACCACTATAACCGCGACATTCAACTCTGGTGCCTCTGGAACAACTACACTCAAAGTAGAACAGAAAGCCATTGTAATTACTCCTAATCCGCAAACCAGGATATATGCACAGGAAAATCCGGCGCTATCTGTTAGTTATACCGGTCTTGCCTATGGGGAAAATGAAAACGTTTTAACGACAATACCGCAAATATCGACCCTGGCTACTATAAATTCTGCGGTGGGTACCTACGCAATTAATGCAAGTGCAGCTGCGGCACCGAATTATAAATTCAGCTACCAGCAAGGAGTCCTGACTATTACCAGAGCTGCTCTTGTGGTTAAAGCCGAAGATAAATCCAGGTTATATGGACAGGAAAACCCTGTATTTACCTTAGCTTATACAGGTTTGGCCGCTCAGGACAATATAGGCGACCTAAACTTGAATACAATTGTGGCCACAACGGCAACAACCTCATCAGCTGCTGCCACCTATCCACTCACACCTTCAGGTCTGACAGCAACTGCAAATTATACAGTTAGTTATCAACCAGGTTTATTAACTATCATTCCAGCTCCGCTAAATATTAAGGCCAATGATGCAGAACGCGGAGCAGGACAAGCAAACCCCGTATTTACTTTTACTTATACCGGTTTCGTAAACGGAGATCAAGCGGCTAATCTGACCACAGCTCCTCTGGCAGTAACTACGGCCACAACAGCATCAGGAAAAGGAATTTATCCAATTACAGTTAGTAATGCTGCTGCTGCAAACTATGCGATTACCTATACAGCAGGCCAATTATTTATCAGAAGTTTACCAACCGTTGTTTATGCTGATTTACCTGGTTTAAATTATGGAGATGCGAACTTTGATCCGGCTGCATCATCAAATTCAGGTGTACAACCAGTTTATTCTTCTGATAACCTGAATGTTGCTGTTATTGACAATGGAAAAGTGAAGATTGTAGGGACAGGAACTGTAAATATTTCGGCATCTTTTGCCGCATCAGCTGATTTTGTAGCCACGACAGTCAGTAAACCACTCACTATTTCAAAAAGAGCACTGATTGTCAGAGTTGACAATAAAACAAGGCTTTATGGACAGGCAAATCCAGTTTTAACAGCTACTTATGATGGTTTCGTAAACGGAGAAACTATAGCCACCGCTATTTCTGCACCAGCTTTACTGACTACAATTGCTAAACCATTATCCCCTTCAGGAACTTATATTATTTCTGGCGCCGGAGGATCTGCCTTGAATTATAACCTGAGTTATGAACCAGGTGTTTTATCAATTGATAAAGCTATTCTCAAAGTAACTGCAGACAATAAAACCAGGATCTTTGGAATTGACAACCCTGACTTTACTTTTAAATACAGCGGTTTTGTAAATGCTGAAAACGAATCTGTTATTCAGAATTCACCATTAGCATCAACTGAAGCGTTAAAAAGTTCAGCTGCCGGTAGCTATCCAATTCTTCTTTCAGGAGGTTCAGCAGCTAACTATACTTTCAGTTATGTAAATGGAACATTAACCATTACATCCACCACCAGAACCATTGCTATGGAGGTGATGAATTCAAAAGCTGTAGGTGATCCTGATTTTACACCTGATGTAATCCTGAGTAGTGGGGAAACGCCAATTTTTAATAGTGGTGATCCGGCAATTGCAACTATCGTAGACAATAAAGTTCATTTGGTAAGTGCTGGGAATGTGATGATCACGGCAACGGCCCCGGTTAATTCAAACTATGCGACTACGCCATCTGCAAGTCGTTTATTAGTGGTTAATAAATTACTGCAGACCCTTACTTTCGAAAGTATCCCTGCTTTGCAAATTAATGGCACCTATACCTTAAAAGCAGTATCAAGTTCTGGCTTACCGGTAACCTATAAAATAACCAACACAGCTTATGCTTCGTTATCTGGTGACCAGCTTAAAGGGTTAAGGATTGGTAAAACTCAAATAACCGCTATTCAGGCAGGAGATAACCGTTATGCGGCTGCTCAAATGATTGTGCAGGAGCTGCAAATTACAGATGCGGCTGGCGAGGCAATCAGGGTACACCCCGCACTATCAATTAATGGAGATGGAGTGAATGAATTTCTTTCTATCGATGGAATCAGAGACTTTCCGCTGAATAAAGTGACAATTATTAACAGGAATGGTCTTAAAGTATTTGATATAGAGGGTTATGATAATGAACAGCATGTCTTTCTTGGAAAATCAAAATCCGGAGAGAACTTACCTCAGGGTACCTATTTCTGTCTGATTGAATACCAGACAGATAGCCACGTAAAGCGTAAAACAGGCTATTTTATCCTTAAATACTAA